A part of Pungitius pungitius chromosome 15, fPunPun2.1, whole genome shotgun sequence genomic DNA contains:
- the LOC119208987 gene encoding zona pellucida sperm-binding protein 3-like isoform X3 yields MMAFFWQRAVVLSLAVAMLVNADMKLDCRPDAVTVVWTKGKSQADTSLFRLGSCFPTSFSATEAVFRVDFNDCSFRRLVTGDYLMYTNDLTYGSSDSQSLAFTHPVVCAFERPKDWYPMIYDPVFSTHGVGHLVFHIGLMNDDFSGPAESATFALGSFIPIMASVSQKTHQPLLLLLEECVAATTRELQPDSPVYPIIANKGCLVDSRMSGSKFEPRQKSSELHLSLQAFRFGLGEEVFIHCKLVAWDPNGLDSTKKACHYVKEHGWELLDNYAYSTLCDCCDSACKSRRTRSIESVSHGVAQKAVLGPLTITETS; encoded by the exons ATGATGGCTTTCTTTTGGCAACGAGCAGTGGTTTTGAGCCTGGCCGTGGCCATGTTGGTCAATGCAG ACATGAAGCTGGACTGTAGGCCTGACGCCGTGACGGTGGTGTGGACTAAGGGCAAATCCCAGGCTGATACCTCGCTCTTCCGTCTGGGAAGCTGCTTCCCCACCAGCTTCTCGGCCACCGAGGCAGTTTTCAGAGTGGATTTCAATGACTGTAGCTTCAGAAGACTT GTAACTGGTGATTACTTGATGTACACCAATGATCTGACCTACGGTTCTTCTGACTCCCAATCTCTGGCCTTCACTCATCCTGTTGTCTGTGCATTTGAAAG GCCTAAAGACTGGTACCCTATGATTTATGACCCTGTGTTCAGTACACATGGTGTGGGACATCTTGTGTTCCACATTGGACTCATGAATG ATGACTTCTCAGGCCCTGCTGAGTCTGCTACCTTTGCTCTGGGATCCTTCATCCCGATCATGGCCAGCGTGTCACAGAAAACCCATCAGCCCTTGCTTCTGCTTCTTGAGGAATGCGTCGCAGCGACCACACGGGAGCTGCAGCCTGACAGCCCTGTGTACCCCATAATCGCCAATAAGGG ATGCCTCGTGGACAGCAGGATGTCTGGCTCAAAATTTGAACCAAGACAGAAATCATCAGAGCTCCACCTATCCCTTCAGGCCTTTAGGTTTGGTCTTGGTGAAGAG GTGTTCATCCACTGTAAGCTTGTGGCTTGGGATCCCAACGGTCTTGACAGCACCAAGAAGGCCTGCCACTATGTCAAAGAGCATGG CTGGGAGCTGCTGGACAACTATGCCTACAGCACTCTCTGTGACTGCTGTGACTCGGCCTGCAAgtccaggaggaccaggagtaTAGAATCGG TTTCACATGGAGTGGCACAAAAAGCAGTCCTTGGACCGCTTACCATTACTGAGACTTCTTGA
- the LOC119208991 gene encoding zona pellucida sperm-binding protein 3-like: MMAFFWQRAVVLSLAVAMLVNADMKLDCRPDAVTVVLTKGKSQADTSLFRLGSCFPTSFSATEAVFRVDFNDCSFRRLVTGDYLMYTNDLTYGSSDSQSLAFTHPVVCAFERPKDWYPMIYDPVFSTHGVGHLVFHIGLMNDDFSGPAESATFALGSFIPIMASVSQKTHQPLLLLLEECVAATTRELQPDSPVYPIIANKGCLVDSRMSGSKFEPRQKSSELHLSLQAFRFGLGEEVFIHCKLVAWDPNGLDSTKKACHYVKEHGWELLDNYAYSTLCDCCDSACKSRRTRSIESVSHGVAQKAVLGPLTITETS; this comes from the exons ATGATGGCTTTCTTTTGGCAACGAGCAGTGGTTTTGAGCCTGGCCGTGGCCATGTTGGTCAATGCAG ACATGAAGCTGGACTGTAGGCCTGATGCTGTGACGGTGGTGTTGACTAAGGGCAAATCCCAGGCTGATACCTCGCTCTTCCGTCTGGGAAGCTGCTTCCCCACCAGCTTCTCGGCCACCGAGGCAGTTTTCAGAGTGGATTTCAATGACTGTAGCTTCAGAAGACTT GTAACTGGTGATTACTTGATGTACACCAATGATCTGACCTACGGTTCTTCTGACTCCCAATCTCTGGCCTTCACTCATCCTGTTGTCTGTGCATTTGAAAG GCCTAAAGACTGGTACCCTATGATTTATGACCCTGTGTTCAGTACACATGGTGTGGGACATCTCGTGTTCCACATTGGACTCATGAATG ATGACTTCTCAGGCCCTGCTGAGTCTGCTACCTTTGCTCTGGGATCCTTCATCCCGATCATGGCCAGCGTGTCACAGAAAACCCATCAGCCCTTGCTTCTGCTTCTTGAGGAATGCGTCGCAGCGACCACACGGGAGCTGCAGCCTGACAGCCCTGTGTACCCCATAATCGCCAATAAGGG ATGCCTCGTGGACAGCAGGATGTCTGGCTCAAAATTTGAACCAAGACAGAAATCATCAGAGCTCCACCTATCCCTTCAGGCCTTTAGGTTTGGTCTTGGTGAAGAG GTGTTCATCCACTGTAAGCTTGTGGCTTGGGATCCCAACGGTCTTGACAGCACCAAGAAGGCCTGCCACTATGTCAAAGAGCATGG CTGGGAGCTGCTGGACAACTATGCCTACAGCACTCTCTGTGACTGCTGTGACTCGGCCTGCAAgtccaggaggaccaggagtaTAGAATCGG TTTCACATGGAGTGGCACAAAAAGCAGTCCTTGGACCGCTTACCATTACTGAGACTTCTTGA